Genomic segment of Lemur catta isolate mLemCat1 chromosome 2, mLemCat1.pri, whole genome shotgun sequence:
ACACAGGTGCCAGTGACGATGGGCTGGAGGACTTAGTAAGTGCTCTCAGCTGTGTAGGTGGTTGTCAAATTGTTGTCAATCAAGACTGGGTTTTGATACATTTTCTGTTATTCCTCATCCCTACCCTTGTCATGATAACTCTTTACAGTAAGATTTTTCTTATAGCAAAACAACAAGCTATAAAAATTGAAGCTACCAGTAGCAAAGCAGAATCATCCTCAGAGAGTTACAAAGCCAGAGTGGccaagagggagagaaaagcagCTAAAACTCTGGGGGTCACAGTGGTAGCATTTATGATTTCATGGTTACCATATATAATTGAGACACTAATTGATGCTTTTATGGGCTTCATAATCCCTGCCTATATCTATGAAATTTGTTGTTGGTGTGCTTATTATAACTCAGCCATGAATCCTTTgatttatgctttattttatcCTTGGTTTAGGAAAgccataaaacttattttaagtgGGGAAGTTTTAAAGGATAACTCATCAACCATTAGTTTATTTGCAGAATAAGTGTTAGCGCTAAGTTGAGAAAATGaaggatattttcaaaattatgaatttaaatataagaaataaataaaacatttcaaaattacagaaatatattattttctcaaattagCCAGGAAAAAATTCACAGGACGGTTAAACCATTAAATGCTTGTAAAGATATTTACtgcattaaataataaatgataaagtgGTTTACACATGTCCCCTGTCTCAATGTTTTATACACATCCTCGCCACATGTACTTGTATTTCCCAATTTGATGAACCCAAATCTCATTTTCGGATGTGAAATTTCAAATCATCTTTTCTTCTATGCTCAACTCTCATTTATCTACAAGTGGCCCTTGTTTACAAGTCTTTTGCAacactgtattagtttgctagggcagCCTTAACAAAATgtcacagactgggtggcctaaaacaacacagatttattttctgATGATTCTAGcagctggaagttcaagatcaagttgTCATCAGGGTTGGTTTCTCTTGAGGCCCTTTCTCCGTGACTTGAAGACGGCTGTCTTCTTTCTGTGCTCTCAcatgcttttctctgtgtgtttctgtgtcctGAACtcctcttcttatagggacaccagtcatgttggattaggactcaccctaatgacctcattttaaagaCTGGAGTACTAGGGATTAgaaattcaacatatgaatgttgagtgacacaattcagcccataacagacACAGTCCAGGTGAGATGACACTACCAAAGGGTCTGTTTATTTGCTGCTCTTTCTGTGACTATTCCTTGCTGTGTGTGCCTTAATGTTTGTACCTTACAGGAGTTTTAGGAGCAGCAGATAAGCCTCTCTTGCTTCATGGCTGGGCAGAACCTTGGAATTTCCATCCACAATATTGTGGGGCCAATAATTCAGCTTTGGGAGCCAGTAGTAATTACAGATGTTACCCAGAAATTTTGCAGGTGAAAAAAATCTACCACAAAAAGCCTGGCACAATGGTCCTTAGCAAATGGAAATTTTGCAAAAGAATGATCAATTATCACTAGCAATTGTCATTTCTACACCAATTTTTATCACTTGACAATAGTGTATAATTCATTTCCACTACTTTTCTCAACAGTGTTTCTCACCTAATGAGTGTTTCTCATCTCAGATGTTTCAGTGTCAAAAATtctgataaaaatgcaaaaaaagtatGTTACAAAGAGGACAAATGCTgtatactataattttatattttgctttctggAATATTGTACACTCTTGATTCAATAAAAGTCACTTTGAAATGCATATCTAAGGCATTTTGCATACAGAAACGAAACTGTAGTCAAGTAGTGTGAtataaacctttttcttttttcttatgtttattgaaTTAAGGTTATCAAAGTACTTTTTTCTCATTGGTTTCCAATGaggcttttaattcttttcaaataaatttttagtattaATTATGTATAAGTACCTGTGTTGGGAATGGCTAAGGAAAAAATTGTATTATACATAGTATTTGcctcaagaaaaataattttgagggtAATACGAACAACAGAGACAGAGTGTCTCtgttttgaaacagagtgtcactttgttgccctggctagagtgagtgccctggcgtcagcctagctcacagcaacctcaaactcctgggcttaagcaatcctactgcctcagcctctcaagtagctgggactacaggcatgtgccaccatgcccggctaatttttttttatatatatatattttagttggccagctaatttctttctatttttagtagagacgggggtctccctcttgctcaggctggtctcgaactcctgacctcgagcgatccacctgcctcggcctcccagagtgctaggattacaggcgtgagccaccgtgcctggcctgaacaacatattttaaatgactttatcGAGGGCCAAAAAAAGTGTCAGAGGTGCTAAGTTCTGTGAACAGAGGACCAGTTACCAGTACAAGGCTAGTTCTTGGTGCTGGTCTTTCCTATAACATTGTCTTCTCACTTATGACCTGAGGGATTATAAAAAGGAGTTAAAGGTGACCTTATTTTTTGAGTAGAAAGCACTTTTGATTGGTCTTCAAGCATGTTTGGACACTCAACAAGTAGACAGGAGTGTGGAAACCTCTTTTTAACAGAAGGATTAGTTTCCATAAATGGAAGATTGGGCTTGGCAAATTGGAAGGCAATGACTAGATTAGTAGCATGAtaacaatcaataaataaaagtttcatgCTATCATTTAACTATACTCAACAGATCAGCCTGTGGCAGATTTAAAAAAGGATACAATCCTCCCTATTTTTAGAGTATAGAGgacaaacatagaaaaaaattaaaggaaagagtTGGATAATAGTTCTATTCAGTAAATATCCTATAGACTTGCACTGTTGCTAAATTAAATTATAGATAATGAAAGTGATCAAAATTCAAaggtaaattaaaaatcattgaaattcaTTCTGTGGGCAAGCAAAACATTATTTTGCTATAAATGATGCCAAAACCTCTAAAACAATTCTAACTATGGAGTTTCTTTTGAATGTGTAGTAGGTATGTGGAACTtcacaaaggagagaaaagataagaGATGAACATTTCCCATATCCTTCGCTATAGACTTCCCTAAATATGACTAGCCCAGATGTGCTGATCATGGCTTTCTGATTATACAAGCGTATAGTGCCCTTGTTGTTATTACACAATAACCTCCATGGCCATAGATGATCAAATTAGAGTTGGACACATGATTCCAGGAAACTCATCAATAGGCTTAGTTAAGTCCATCACATTATCACTCAAGAGAATATGAACTAAGACACCAAATCATGTTAATACTGAGCATTAGAATGAAGGTCCCTGGATGTTACTTAGgatctattttattgttttcttcattaatatgataaaaagtatatttatcaCCAAAGTTCAGCACATACTTAGATATGAAACGTTAGAAGCATTCTCTTTAGGATCCAGATAAAGATAAGATGGTCCAATGTTTTCACAACATATAAACATTGTTTTAGAAGTACTAGTTAATACAACTAGATGAGAGAAAGAAtagatatagaaattaaaaatagaaagttaaaatattatttgcaaatgatatgactgaaaatatatttatctaattCCTCCTTGTTCCCATTGAGAACTAGTACCATACATCAACAACTCTTTCCCTGTTGTAGAAACAAATTACAAGATGTATATGTcccataattatttcattaacctTAAGATGAAACAATTTAAATCAAATAATGATTGTATCTAAATTTATGAAACACTCATTTTGTGCCTGGGACTGCATTAATAGTACTaactcattttatcttcaaaaataaCACTATGAGGTAAGGTAATATTATTACTTctactttataaatgaggaaactgaaacataaAGAGATGAAGTCATGTACTCAAGGCcaagatcatttattttttagagacagactctcactgtcacccagcctggagtatagtggcacacccatagctcactgcaacctcaaactcatgggctcaagcgatcctcctggctcagcctcctgagtagctgagactacaggtgtgggccactgctGCTGGCCcaaaagttttaaacaaaaaagattatGGGTGCATTTCCATGTGGCCTCTGCCTTTTTGGGAACCACTATGTTCTTTGTGAATATCACATTATTTCTGCATTCTACTGATCTGTTGTGTATATTTATTGTCCCCAAAAAACTGTGTTTCTCAGGAGAATGTCCCTTCTTGCTCATCTTTATACCTCCAGCATGGACCTTCCACCATACTTACAGCATAATATATAGTCAATAAACATATGTTTGCTAAATAAGTGtgaatttcctttaaatatagaaatattttaatgagtttatGTAAGAATGTCATAGTTACATTAAGTAAATATGATTCTGAATGGCTCATTTTTATGCATCAAGGTGGTTATCTTATCAAAGTTGCAGGCACTATGCATGTTAATTTTGTGGCATGTGAGTGTGACCATTCATGGAAATAAGTTTTACTTGAATTGTCCTCTGGAAACAGTTGCCTTCTCTAACTGTAGGACGTTGGTTATTGAATTCaaggaatagaaaaatttgcAAACCAAGAATGttgtattttctcacatttccctTACCACCAAATCGTTAAACTGTGATAACAGACACAAAATATTAGGACTGAAACTATCTTTAAAATGATCTGATTTAAACCATCCTTTTTTTAGTGCAGGACACAACTTAAGTAACCTGAGCAAGTCTTGTAAGTACAGGTAGGAGGCTGGCCATACTCCAGCAGAGTCTGGCTGTCCACAGGCTGGGATTGGGCCCTGCAGGGACAGCCAGAGTTTTACCCTCATCTGCTCCAACATCTGGTCAATGTGCAATCTGTCTTTCCTGAGCATTTCCTCAATTTCCCTCCTTAGATCTGGCTTGCCTGATCCTACCAATTCATGGCTGTCTATTCCCtgctatataataaaatatatatgtatattttataatatattttaattttcaattagcTTTGAAGGACTTAATAGCATTTCagttttactttaattttaactAGATTTAGAGTTCTGGTTCAAAAAGAAATCCTCAGACTTTAAAAGCATTTCTCCATTGCCTTCTACGACAAAGCATACTGATGAGAAGTTTGATGCTAGTATGATGTTCATTCTTTCGTCTTAAGCTAGCTTTCTCTGACTCCTGTTCTtgggagcttttaaaattatttgtttatactcTGCTAAATTTAgtgtctaatttttttcatttgccttcTTTTCAGTTGGAAGACACTTTGGATTTGAAGCCTTAGATATTTCTTTATCCTAGAAGAAAATTTCTCTAGCAAAAGcaataaattgcttttattattttcttttcttcactctcTCTGTTTGGTCTTCCTGGGACTTAGCTCTGTTTTCAATAGCGCTCTTTCCAGCTCTAGTGAAAGGACAGCTCTTATCTCTCTGGCAGCCTCCTATTGTGTGTGTTTTGGGCCATGTTTTTCTCTACTCCATTCTTTAAGTTTATTTGTTCCCATCTGCTTTTTATCTTTCAGATATACTTTATAGGGGATTTAAATAGGATTTTAGGAGTAAGATAATTAAAACTATGTGCTCAGTTAGCTTGACAGGGCTGATGTTCAGATAATATGTACCAATTCAATCATTCCAATGATTAAAATGTTGAAATGCTTAAATCTTTCCAGTAAATATCTGTTGCCCTAAGTCCACATACAACCTTTCCCCCAGCTCCTTCTCGCATACCAGCCAAGCCACCTCATAATCCAGAGACTGAAAGATCAATGCAAAACAAAGGAGGGCAACTCAAGGGCTCACTCTGCCTCTCAGAATAGCATTCTTCTGATCAGTCATTGCTCACATCTTGCCATGCCAGCATTTTAGTGTTTGAATGTGAAATCTGAATATTGGCCCCAAAATCAATTGGTCACAATTTGAAGACTTTAtcaacaacaaatttattttttgatagcgtagctcaaagaggaaaaaattaagtgtgaattcaaaattactaaaggatgatttattattttctttctaataaatgaataaaatatctcaAAGTGTAGAGTAGAATGGTGAGAAGTACTTCTCAAATTATTCAAGGGAAGCGCAAGGAATGAAACTCTAGTCATCAGATTCACTCTTCCCTCTAGTTGTATTGTGAAGCCTGACTCACTGAACGTGTCACTAGTTATGGGACAGTCTGAATTTGGTGCatcacaaacacaaaaaaagtaCAGTTCCCTGTTGTGGGTGAGCCAGTGCAGTGGCCCTCTTTCATCTCCTCTTTAGAGTCTGTCCTGTATAGGCTGTTGCTTCTGGGCTCACTTTGTCCAGGAAACCACTCCACTGAAGAAGGTACCGGTACGATGTTTCAAGCTTTAGTTCCTGTTTAGAGATGCTTATTCAGAAGTCTGCTGATGCACCCTGTGTTCGTGTTGAGTGGAGGGAAATTAGAGTTGGAGAGAGATGGTTGGGAAGAGAAATGGGCCAGTAGGGGCAGAAGCCTACATGTCACTGATTCAGGTGCAAAGATGGGTGAGTTTCATGTATCTGCAGAACATGTGGAAGGTAGTCAGGCTTGGCTCTTCTTGCAGGTGTCCCATTCAGGGTGCACCTACACTCTGTGACACATCACACAGGAGTTGGGGATGTTAAAAGAGGTCAAACAAGCACTGATCACAAGCATCAGGGAACTGGAGAATGGGGATGCCTCCTGCAGAGGCCACTGAAGAATTAAAGTTTGCCCTGCATGGGCCAGACATGATTTGGAGGTCACTACACAAAGGTCATGATCACCAAGAGAAAGCTACAAGCAGATCAAATTTGCATAaaatgattttgttctttttcttctactcCCCGTGATAGAGAAGCAGAAAAGGAGGATAGGATgaggaataaaaaagcaaacatggCCCTTTCTCAAAATCAGCCTTTTAAGCTTCAGGCGGGGAGGACAGGGATAGTCAAGTAGATGTGAATTACAGTTTTACACTGGAGTagaccaaaattaaaattttcaacacTAAACATGACTGAACAGTATGAGTTTTGTTGGAGATGTAACAAAGGGATAAAAAAGGAAGATTTGCTAGAGCATATTTAGAGGCTATAATTGgaggaaaagtaattttatattgtttctctCCCTACTTAAAGTATTCCATAACCAGTTAATCTATATTTCTAAGAAATACTTGTCCAATTAAAATGGTTATGTAATGAATCAGGTTAAGAAGTGACTCAATTATACACTAATTTGAAGAATTGCTTAGACCATTACTTAGGTCAATCGATTGCATCTAATCAATGCCCTCTGCTCCTCATTTACCATTTAACAGGTTGACCCTACTTTGTGTCTGGTTGCTTTCAGCCTCTAATCCAAAGAGACAGGATTACAAAAcatttctctccccttcctcttatTAACAAACTCCTGAGTTTGGGTATTGCAATGACCACAGGGCATCATTATCACATCATTCTTCCACCTTTGTCATAATGAGGAATGTTTCACACTCTTGGTCATTGGGGAGATAGTTTACTTAGTGGACTTTTATTTTAAGAACGTCTTTGAGGAATTCACAACCTGAAAAGTAAAGATCAAGTGCAGAAATGAGTCTGAAAACTTTAGCTGATGCAAGACAATCAAAAGTTTGCCTCCAAGTCCTGCCCTGGGTGTTAAAATCACAAACCCCTGGGAAACAGGACTTCTGCCTATCCTTAATTTTATCTGAAACAATCCATTTAGTTATGATGGTTTTATGAACAAGATCAAAAGAGTTGTATATGTGCAATAATTTTGGAGTCCTTGGGAATGTCCTCCAATTAACCTCTCATCTCCTAAGTGCTCTTTGTTGACTAATCCCAAACATGAAAGTATAAACTAAAATAGAATCCTTAATAAATTTAgatagtataataaaaaatagaatatttaaaattctacaaatattgAAGGAGCAGTTTTGTTCTACCTTGTTTTTGGGGACCCCTTTGTCTCACCTGCCTGTCATTGTGCATACTGTAGAAGCTATTGTCTTTTACCTATAGGGGACTTATCACAATTTGGAATTGTAAATCCATCTCTATTtacttgtttaaattttttttccctctcaagaCTACAAGCGTCATGAAGATAGAGAtcatatctgttttgttcattactTTATTCCCAGCTACTGGCCTTTAATAAATCTATGCTGCTTAGATGAATCAATTAATTAGTGAATCTCAGAACCATGAAGGGAGATATAAAGTTATTTCTACTCCAAATGGCATGTATCACTTGATACTTTTTTATTGACTAGAACAATGGCCTCAATGGTTGGGGGTTGATTTTgcccccagaggacatttggcagtgtTCTGGTAACATTTTTGGTATCACAACTGGAAAAATTTTACTGGCATCTAGGAGCAGGGATGTTGCCAATGCCATGTGATGTACAGGACAACTGCTCATTTCAAAGAGTTATCTGAActcaaatgtcagtagtgcccaAGTTGAGAAATCTTGGCATAGGGTTTTGCCTGTATAAGCAATtgatattatttcacaaaatcagacactcaagaaaatactaggaagattctgaaaaaatatttgactaagagcattaattttattgattaagAATCACGTGGCCAGATggattaataataatacctatcacTCTTGATAACTGGAAAAGCAAGTTTGCAGATATCTCTAAAGTTACAGCCCTGCATTGCAAAGAGACTTGAATCCTTCTTCAGGAAAGCTGAATAATGCTTTTCCTTGCTCGACAGTGTTCCTACATTCCCGGGTTGGGAATGTGACCAAAGAATCTGTTTCTATCTTCCAGTTTCATGCTCATTATTCCTTTTTCGACTTAGCATTGTGAGTAGAAGGGCCAATCACAAGGAACTACGAATAGATGTGTAGTCAGAGTGTTTACTACCCATTTGTCACATGGACAGAGAGATGTCGCAGATGTGCTACCAGTGACAATGTCTTCAGAGGAGAACTGATCTCCTTTCTACCAGGACCTCAGAAAGGCTGGTGCATCTAAACATGCAGTTCTTTAAGCTTTTATGCAATATATGGCACCAATCTCAAGATGCCCTCACTGCACATTACATCTTCTGCTTGTTGATAGTCAACGCAGATGCAAAAACGTTTTGTAACAGAAAGAGCCAAATGTTGACTCTTACTGTTTGCACCCTACGTACTTTGAAACAAAAATCCAATAAGGTGGCTAAGTCATGATTGGGAAAAGGGGAATGTTCATCTATAtac
This window contains:
- the TAAR8 gene encoding trace amine-associated receptor 8; this encodes MTSNFSQPVVQLCYENVNRSCLKTSYSPGSWAILYTVFGFGSLLAVFGNLLVIASVLHFKQLHSPTNFLIASLACADFLVGVTVMPFSMVRSVESCWYFGAKFCALHSCCDVTFCYSSLFHLCFISIDRYIAVTDPLVYPTKFTVSVSGICISISWILPVVYSGAVFYTGASDDGLEDLVSALSCVGGCQIVVNQDWVLIHFLLFLIPTLVMITLYSKIFLIAKQQAIKIEATSSKAESSSESYKARVAKRERKAAKTLGVTVVAFMISWLPYIIETLIDAFMGFIIPAYIYEICCWCAYYNSAMNPLIYALFYPWFRKAIKLILSGEVLKDNSSTISLFAE